In one Paraburkholderia megapolitana genomic region, the following are encoded:
- a CDS encoding cold-shock protein, translating to MDTGTVKWFNDSKGFGFITPDAGGEDLFAHFSEVTGEGFKTLAENQKVSYETKRGPKGLQAANIKPL from the coding sequence ATGGATACCGGTACCGTCAAGTGGTTTAACGACAGCAAGGGCTTTGGCTTCATTACTCCGGATGCAGGCGGCGAAGACCTTTTCGCGCATTTCTCCGAAGTGACCGGCGAAGGCTTCAAGACGCTCGCTGAAAACCAGAAGGTTTCGTACGAAACGAAGCGCGGCCCGAAGGGTCTGCAAGCGGCTAACATCAAGCCGCTGTAA
- a CDS encoding DUF1003 domain-containing protein, with protein sequence MLLSLRCKLLAFVACCATIPFGLTPFSSPNRIPHDRADPPPTDTPKAHSHGIHLRFHLPYAHLSSPFGDDWFALKAEAFARFFGTPTFLIAQTLIVLLWVIANVTGMTKFDVYPFILLNLAFSLQSAYAAPLILLAQTRQADRDKAHADADARHREELALAAEQRAVQIGEQTAQLTALVEQNTKLTELTRQLSERIEALTSEMHRKVLSGNL encoded by the coding sequence GTGTTACTTTCATTGCGCTGCAAACTGCTGGCTTTCGTCGCGTGCTGCGCTACGATTCCCTTCGGCCTCACTCCGTTCTCATCCCCGAACAGGATTCCCCATGACCGAGCCGACCCTCCCCCCACCGACACGCCCAAAGCTCATTCACACGGCATACATCTGCGTTTTCATCTTCCTTACGCACATCTGTCGTCGCCATTCGGCGACGACTGGTTCGCGCTAAAAGCCGAAGCATTCGCGCGCTTCTTCGGCACGCCGACGTTTCTGATCGCGCAAACGCTGATCGTGCTGCTATGGGTTATAGCGAACGTGACCGGCATGACGAAGTTCGACGTCTACCCGTTCATTCTGCTGAATCTTGCATTCAGTCTGCAGTCGGCCTACGCCGCACCGCTGATCCTGCTCGCGCAAACGCGTCAGGCCGATCGCGACAAGGCGCATGCGGACGCCGACGCACGACATCGCGAAGAACTGGCGCTCGCGGCCGAACAGCGTGCCGTGCAGATTGGCGAGCAAACCGCGCAGCTCACCGCGCTTGTCGAGCAGAACACGAAACTGACCGAACTCACGCGGCAACTCAGCGAGCGCATCGAAGCACTGACGAGTGAAATGCATCGGAAGGTTTTGTCGGGCAACTTGTGA
- a CDS encoding DUF1488 family protein: protein MALNFPNPSRSYDASRHCVCFWGYDNAREIAFAINDSVISSLGSETGQDESAVLAAFDRHRERILSLARNVYMGGPQNRYTIS from the coding sequence ATGGCGCTCAATTTCCCCAATCCCAGCCGCAGCTACGATGCCTCACGACACTGCGTGTGCTTCTGGGGCTACGACAATGCTCGCGAGATCGCTTTTGCCATCAATGACTCGGTGATATCGAGCCTCGGGTCCGAAACAGGCCAGGACGAATCGGCCGTGCTTGCCGCATTCGATCGCCACCGCGAACGCATTTTGTCGCTGGCCAGGAATGTCTATATGGGCGGACCGCAGAACCGCTATACGATTTCCTGA
- a CDS encoding enoyl-CoA hydratase/isomerase family protein: protein MNDDTTSGTPRFAIRDQIAEITLDRPHHHNRIDPDDLAPLMAHLRTVRTSQECRALVITGTGTQTFSSGYTLSAIVEQLDGRFEAFLDALEQCPVPTICALNGSVYGGATDLALCCDFRIGVSSAQMFMPAARIGLHYYPGGMRRYVTALGIANAKRLFLTGITIDATEMLRIGFLTDLVDSHTDALNERVAHYVDAIRVCEPGVVRSMKTQLNQIAAGERDALISRTDYENSLVSEELRARLAALKR, encoded by the coding sequence ATGAACGACGACACGACCAGCGGCACGCCGCGCTTTGCGATCCGCGACCAGATCGCCGAAATCACGCTCGATCGACCGCATCACCACAACCGGATCGACCCGGACGATCTCGCCCCGCTGATGGCACATCTGCGAACCGTGCGCACATCGCAAGAATGCCGCGCGCTCGTCATCACAGGAACGGGCACGCAAACCTTCAGTTCCGGCTACACGTTATCGGCCATCGTCGAACAACTGGACGGCCGCTTCGAAGCGTTTCTCGATGCACTCGAACAATGTCCGGTACCGACAATCTGCGCATTGAACGGCAGCGTCTACGGCGGTGCAACCGATCTCGCGCTGTGCTGCGATTTCCGTATCGGCGTAAGCAGCGCGCAGATGTTCATGCCCGCCGCGCGCATCGGGTTGCACTACTATCCCGGTGGCATGCGCCGCTATGTCACGGCACTCGGCATCGCGAACGCAAAGCGGCTTTTCCTGACCGGCATCACGATCGACGCCACTGAAATGCTGCGTATCGGTTTTCTGACCGACCTCGTCGACAGCCACACCGATGCATTGAACGAGCGCGTCGCGCACTACGTCGATGCGATTCGCGTGTGCGAACCAGGTGTCGTGCGATCGATGAAGACACAGCTAAACCAGATCGCAGCCGGCGAACGCGACGCGCTAATCTCACGCACAGATTACGAAAACTCGCTGGTATCGGAGGAGCTGCGTGCGCGGCTGGCGGCACTCAAACGTTGA
- a CDS encoding beta-glucosidase — translation MRSRYSLWIGILTTAGVVSVVSGCGGDSGSSPGSAAAQLSAKTAVAAAASSPAANLSASLGLANLRAKALLALLTQDEKLQLIHSEYQMSQVPLGGGGYIQGVPRLGIPDLNMVDSSTGGGSTMEPSTTFPATIAVAASWNRRLSYDYGAQIAKQLREQGFAMGLGGGTNLTREPRGGRTFEYLGEDPLLAGEMLAQRTSGTQSQKVIATIKHFAGNEQETGRGGGNSQIDERTLRELYLRPFEIAVKEANPGSVMCGYNMLNGFYTCENQHLLNDILKNDWQFQGQIQSDWGATHSTANAINAGLDEEEDVGPTVFLTPTLVTQALQSHAITQSRLDDMVRRKLYTMIRLGVMDDPAKPGGTVDFDQANAFAQRTAEHSMVLLKNNQGQLPLAAASLKNIAVIGGHADAGILAGGGSGNTRDPVTGAFAGCGGLTFPSGTGCHWWPVPWLKVNPTIVQSIQQMAPNATVTYSGNTDQNNPFVAYTQQQIDAAVALASKSDVAIVVVVQPAGEDFADLGSLSLSNPSNQNELVQAVANVNPHTIVVLENGNPVLMPWIDNVSAVVEAWFPGQAGGPAIANLLFGKTYPEGRLPVTFPVRDQDTPTWGQNGTFSPNPVYTEKLKMGYRWYDSQNIKPLFEFGYGLSYTHFKYSRLSVHTTPWHDLIVSFRVKNDGQVAGVDVPQLYLGINDPNEPPKRLAGWDRLNLQPGEEQTVRLVVSSQDQSIWDVANNAWKFVPGSKVYVGASSRDIRLTGG, via the coding sequence ATGAGATCACGTTATTCATTATGGATAGGCATCCTCACTACGGCGGGCGTAGTGAGTGTGGTGAGCGGTTGCGGCGGAGATAGCGGCAGCAGCCCAGGCAGCGCTGCTGCGCAACTATCCGCCAAGACCGCCGTAGCGGCGGCCGCTTCGAGCCCCGCGGCGAACCTGTCCGCTTCGCTCGGACTGGCCAACTTACGCGCAAAGGCGTTGCTGGCCCTGCTCACGCAGGACGAAAAGCTTCAACTGATTCACTCCGAGTACCAGATGAGCCAGGTTCCGCTTGGCGGCGGCGGCTATATCCAGGGCGTTCCCAGGCTGGGCATTCCCGACCTGAACATGGTCGATTCGTCGACGGGTGGCGGCAGCACCATGGAACCGAGCACGACGTTCCCTGCCACGATCGCGGTCGCGGCAAGCTGGAACCGGCGACTGTCGTATGACTACGGCGCCCAGATCGCGAAGCAACTGCGCGAGCAGGGTTTCGCCATGGGACTCGGCGGCGGCACGAATCTCACGCGCGAACCGCGCGGCGGCCGAACCTTCGAATATCTCGGCGAGGATCCACTGCTCGCGGGCGAGATGCTTGCGCAGCGTACTAGCGGCACGCAAAGCCAGAAAGTCATCGCAACGATCAAGCACTTCGCCGGCAACGAACAGGAAACCGGCCGCGGCGGCGGCAACAGCCAGATCGACGAGCGCACCTTACGCGAACTCTATCTGCGACCGTTCGAGATCGCCGTCAAGGAAGCCAACCCCGGCAGCGTGATGTGCGGCTACAACATGCTCAACGGTTTCTATACCTGCGAGAACCAGCACCTTCTCAACGACATTCTGAAAAACGACTGGCAATTCCAGGGGCAGATTCAATCGGACTGGGGTGCAACTCACAGCACCGCGAATGCAATCAATGCCGGACTTGATGAAGAAGAAGATGTCGGACCGACCGTCTTCCTGACGCCGACTCTCGTGACCCAGGCCCTGCAGAGCCATGCGATCACCCAGTCGCGCCTCGACGACATGGTGCGACGCAAGCTCTACACGATGATCCGCCTCGGCGTGATGGACGACCCGGCGAAGCCTGGCGGCACCGTGGACTTCGATCAGGCCAACGCGTTTGCGCAGAGAACCGCGGAACACAGCATGGTCTTGCTGAAGAACAACCAGGGACAACTGCCGCTTGCCGCAGCGAGCCTCAAGAACATCGCGGTGATCGGTGGGCATGCCGATGCGGGCATTCTCGCGGGCGGTGGTTCGGGCAATACGCGGGACCCGGTGACCGGCGCGTTCGCAGGGTGTGGCGGCTTGACGTTCCCGTCCGGCACAGGCTGCCACTGGTGGCCGGTTCCCTGGTTGAAGGTGAATCCGACAATCGTCCAGTCGATTCAGCAAATGGCGCCCAACGCCACGGTCACCTATTCCGGCAATACCGACCAGAACAATCCGTTCGTCGCCTACACCCAGCAGCAGATCGACGCGGCAGTGGCGCTGGCCAGCAAGTCCGACGTGGCCATCGTCGTCGTCGTGCAGCCAGCAGGCGAGGATTTCGCCGATCTCGGTAGTCTGAGTCTGTCGAACCCGTCGAATCAGAACGAACTCGTCCAGGCGGTAGCAAACGTCAATCCGCACACGATCGTCGTACTTGAAAACGGCAACCCTGTGCTGATGCCGTGGATCGACAACGTCTCTGCCGTGGTCGAAGCCTGGTTCCCAGGTCAGGCCGGCGGACCCGCGATTGCCAACCTGCTGTTCGGCAAGACCTATCCGGAAGGCCGGCTGCCCGTGACCTTCCCGGTCCGCGATCAGGACACGCCGACGTGGGGGCAAAACGGCACGTTCTCGCCGAATCCGGTTTACACCGAAAAGCTGAAAATGGGTTATCGCTGGTATGACAGCCAGAACATCAAGCCGCTGTTCGAGTTCGGGTATGGCCTGTCGTACACGCACTTCAAGTACTCGCGTCTGTCCGTGCATACCACGCCGTGGCACGACCTGATCGTATCGTTCCGCGTCAAGAACGATGGGCAGGTTGCAGGCGTCGATGTGCCGCAGCTGTATCTCGGTATCAACGATCCGAACGAACCGCCGAAGCGACTCGCCGGATGGGACCGCCTGAACCTGCAACCGGGTGAAGAGCAGACCGTCAGGCTGGTGGTGTCGTCGCAAGATCAGAGCATCTGGGATGTCGCGAACAATGCGTGGAAGTTCGTTCCTGGCAGCAAGGTCTATGTCGGCGCATCGTCGCGCGATATCCGTCTGACGGGAGGCTGA